One window of Nocardioides dongkuii genomic DNA carries:
- a CDS encoding nucleoside hydrolase, protein MGEPLTGGPVRIILDTDLAMGAPGSDIDDGFALALALADPGLCVEVVTTVGGNSDVETSTRLTRELLAVLGRDDLPVVQGAPVDRDAAEEIARRVLAEPGELTVVAIGPLTNVAAALAVSADVAPAVREIVVMGGVFLEHTNVAAMPGEYNFWCDPAAAQAVLDSGVPLRLVGLDVTRRVRLSRADARALAQGGEFGRIAAQHTAAWIDFQERVKPGDLLEQGSCALHDPLAVAVVTRPDLVMWLDAHVAVETVGRVARGVAIADLLIWADPPEPNCRIAVAVEADAFRALFLERMAALP, encoded by the coding sequence GTGGGCGAGCCGCTGACCGGAGGGCCGGTCCGGATCATCCTGGACACCGACCTCGCGATGGGCGCGCCGGGGTCGGACATCGACGACGGCTTCGCGCTCGCGCTCGCCCTCGCCGACCCCGGCCTGTGCGTCGAGGTGGTCACGACCGTGGGCGGCAACAGCGACGTCGAGACCTCGACCCGGCTCACCCGCGAGCTGCTCGCCGTGCTCGGTCGTGACGACCTGCCCGTCGTCCAGGGTGCCCCCGTCGACCGCGACGCGGCCGAGGAGATCGCCCGCCGGGTGCTGGCCGAGCCCGGCGAGCTCACCGTGGTCGCGATCGGCCCCCTGACCAACGTCGCCGCGGCCCTCGCCGTCTCGGCGGACGTCGCGCCCGCCGTCCGCGAGATCGTCGTGATGGGCGGCGTCTTCCTGGAGCACACGAACGTCGCCGCGATGCCCGGCGAGTACAACTTCTGGTGCGACCCCGCGGCCGCCCAGGCGGTGCTGGACAGCGGGGTGCCGCTGCGCCTGGTCGGCCTCGACGTGACCCGCCGGGTGCGGCTGAGCCGCGCGGACGCCCGGGCGCTCGCGCAGGGCGGGGAGTTCGGCCGGATCGCCGCCCAGCACACCGCCGCCTGGATCGACTTCCAGGAGCGGGTCAAGCCGGGGGACCTGCTCGAGCAGGGCAGCTGCGCACTGCACGACCCGCTCGCCGTGGCGGTGGTGACCCGCCCCGACCTGGTGATGTGGCTGGACGCCCACGTCGCCGTCGAGACGGTCGGGCGGGTGGCGCGCGGGGTGGCCATCGCCGACCTGCTGATCTGGGCGGACCCGCCGGAGCCGAACTGCCGGATCGCGGTCGCGGTCGAGGCGGACGCGTTCCGCGCATTGTTCCTCGAGCGGATGGCGGCCCTGCCGTGA
- a CDS encoding phytanoyl-CoA dioxygenase family protein, protein MTETLTDRDIAFFRENGYLLPGRRLLSEERLVRLEQIFNEHLADKGDKLSDELDTPHYRDARLLDYLLSDEVLDWIEPLVGPDIALWSSHFISKDPFTGRATPWHEDSAFWEGRFDSYDSIVTIWLALEEGSFKENGCMRVIPGSHLGGGFSEGYEPTDITEQTFHAGLTGVDEDKAVYFELERGEFSMHDGRIVHGAKPNTSEIRRTGYTMRYFPSSVKMQDVPQNEGWRIWLARGRDLAGNDYANVPAST, encoded by the coding sequence ATGACCGAGACCCTGACCGACCGCGACATCGCGTTCTTCCGCGAGAACGGCTACCTGCTCCCCGGCCGCCGGCTGCTCTCCGAGGAGCGGCTGGTCCGGCTGGAGCAGATCTTCAACGAGCACCTCGCCGACAAGGGCGACAAGCTCTCCGACGAGCTGGACACTCCCCACTACCGCGACGCCCGGCTGCTGGACTACCTGCTCTCCGACGAGGTGCTCGACTGGATCGAGCCGCTCGTCGGCCCCGACATCGCGCTGTGGTCGAGCCACTTCATCTCCAAGGACCCGTTCACCGGCCGGGCCACCCCGTGGCACGAGGACAGCGCGTTCTGGGAGGGCCGCTTCGACAGCTACGACAGCATCGTGACGATCTGGCTGGCGCTGGAGGAGGGCTCCTTCAAGGAGAACGGCTGCATGCGGGTGATCCCCGGCTCGCACCTCGGCGGCGGCTTCTCCGAGGGGTACGAGCCGACCGACATCACCGAGCAGACCTTCCACGCCGGCCTGACCGGCGTCGACGAGGACAAGGCGGTCTACTTCGAGCTCGAGCGGGGCGAGTTCTCGATGCACGACGGCCGGATCGTGCACGGCGCGAAGCCCAACACCAGCGAGATCCGGCGCACCGGCTACACGATGCGCTACTTCCCGTCCTCGGTGAAGATGCAGGACGTCCCGCAGAACGAGGGCTGGCGGATCTGGCTGGCCCGCGGCCGGGACCTGGCCGGCAATGACTACGCGAACGTCCCGGCGAGCACGTGA
- a CDS encoding phosphotransferase family protein: protein MSGSSAEEGDTSALTRAELDAVAERMAAAGAELAGPLQSRLIAGGRSNLTYRLEDGTSAWVLRMPPRVGRTPSAHDVAREFRITSALRDSGVPVAPALVLCEDESVIGLPFAVAGFVPGRTIQSRADLATLDDATLEAVTARLVESLASLHGVDHVAVGLERFGRPDAYAERQIKRWSGQWELVGEPALTPLADDLGSRLRGSTFDQRSVGIVHGDYRIDNTILSLEPEPRVAAIVDWELSTIGDPVADVAMMCVYRHSALDLVLGSASAWTSDRLPSPDGLAEAYVAAGGVELVDWEQHLALGYYKLAVIAAGIDHRYRVGATHGEGFDSAREAVAPLLEAGIAVLMEPA from the coding sequence GTGAGTGGGTCGTCTGCCGAGGAGGGCGACACCTCGGCGCTGACCCGCGCCGAGCTCGACGCCGTGGCTGAGCGGATGGCCGCTGCGGGCGCCGAGCTCGCCGGTCCGCTCCAGTCGCGGCTCATCGCGGGGGGACGTTCGAACCTCACCTACCGCCTCGAGGACGGTACGTCCGCGTGGGTGCTGCGGATGCCCCCCCGGGTCGGCCGGACGCCGTCGGCGCACGACGTCGCGCGGGAGTTCCGGATCACCAGTGCGCTGCGGGACAGCGGCGTACCCGTCGCTCCGGCGCTGGTGCTGTGCGAGGACGAGTCGGTCATCGGGCTGCCGTTCGCCGTGGCCGGGTTCGTCCCCGGCCGCACGATCCAGTCGCGCGCCGACCTCGCGACCCTCGACGACGCGACGCTCGAGGCCGTGACCGCTCGGCTCGTGGAGTCGTTGGCCTCCCTGCACGGCGTTGACCACGTGGCCGTCGGCCTGGAGAGGTTCGGCCGTCCGGATGCGTACGCCGAGCGGCAGATCAAGCGCTGGTCAGGGCAGTGGGAGCTCGTGGGCGAGCCGGCACTGACTCCGCTCGCCGACGACCTCGGGAGCCGACTGCGCGGCTCGACCTTCGACCAGCGCTCGGTCGGGATCGTCCACGGCGACTACCGCATCGACAACACGATCCTCTCCCTGGAACCCGAGCCGCGGGTCGCCGCGATCGTCGACTGGGAGCTCTCCACGATCGGTGACCCCGTCGCCGACGTCGCGATGATGTGCGTCTACCGCCACTCCGCCCTGGACCTCGTCCTGGGCTCGGCCAGCGCCTGGACCAGTGACCGCCTGCCGTCACCGGACGGGCTCGCCGAGGCGTACGTCGCGGCCGGCGGCGTCGAGCTCGTCGACTGGGAGCAGCACCTCGCCCTGGGCTACTACAAGCTGGCCGTGATCGCAGCCGGGATCGACCATCGCTACCGGGTCGGTGCTACGCACGGCGAGGGCTTCGACAGCGCCCGCGAGGCTGTCGCCCCGCTGCTGGAAGCAGGGATCGCCGTGCTGATGGAACCAGCCTGA
- a CDS encoding NADPH-dependent F420 reductase, with the protein MTTIGILGAGQAGSTLARVSVAAGYDVVIANSRGPETLTALVSDLGPRARAAYSADAAAASDFAFLAFPYAPGDRLPVEELAGKVVIDNNNYMAWRDGSFPEVDSGRMTVHELRQAQLPASKVVKAFSHVQFHERSQIRVPSDRLPAVVRLARPAGAPDRKALVVSSDHPDAVELVTRFYDDLGFDAVDNSPLSESWRSAPGTPMWRHHVDGQSREELVRNLALARR; encoded by the coding sequence ATGACCACCATCGGCATCCTCGGCGCCGGCCAGGCCGGGAGCACACTGGCCCGGGTGTCGGTCGCGGCCGGCTACGACGTCGTGATCGCCAACTCGCGGGGGCCGGAGACGTTGACGGCCCTGGTGAGCGACCTGGGTCCGCGGGCGCGCGCGGCGTACTCGGCGGACGCCGCGGCGGCATCGGACTTCGCCTTCCTCGCGTTCCCGTACGCACCCGGCGACCGGCTGCCGGTCGAGGAGCTCGCGGGGAAGGTCGTGATCGACAACAACAACTACATGGCCTGGCGCGACGGGAGCTTTCCCGAGGTCGACTCCGGCCGGATGACGGTCCACGAGCTGCGCCAGGCGCAGCTGCCTGCCTCCAAGGTCGTGAAGGCGTTCAGCCACGTCCAGTTCCACGAGCGCTCGCAGATCCGGGTCCCCAGCGACAGGCTGCCCGCCGTGGTCCGGCTGGCCAGGCCGGCGGGTGCCCCCGACCGCAAGGCGCTGGTGGTCTCGAGCGACCACCCGGACGCCGTCGAGCTGGTGACCCGCTTCTACGACGACCTCGGCTTCGACGCGGTCGACAACAGCCCGCTGAGCGAGTCGTGGCGCAGTGCCCCCGGTACGCCGATGTGGCGCCACCACGTCGACGGACAGAGCCGCGAGGAGCTGGTCCGCAACCTGGCCCTGGCGAGGCGCTAG
- a CDS encoding MFS transporter yields MTSTTTSAEAPTTDVPASWAGVVSLGLGIFAIVMSEFLPASLLPLIADDLDVSTGVAGQAVSVTALAAALAALLISVVLPHADRRRVMIGLTLLAVVSNLVVAVAPSLVVLLAARILLGVALGGFWAMATAMAAHLVHADHLGRALTVINSGVALAAITAVPVGAWLGDVWGWRPVFVLAAGVAVLALVVQAATLPHVVPTTASGLRALGSVLRSGVVLVGLVAILLVFSGHFSGFTYIRPAAESMSGIDSGAFAGLLLVFGLANVVGTVLSGPLADRAPRAGLLLFPAAVGTGLLLMFAIGSSVTGLFVAAAIWGLGFGGVPTTVLAWGARTEPTRLEQVGGVIVTVCNLAIAVGAVVGGLLVDEVSSSWPLLVGGVAAILGAVALTACGSAPRHHT; encoded by the coding sequence GTGACCAGCACGACCACGTCGGCCGAGGCGCCGACCACCGACGTCCCGGCCTCCTGGGCCGGGGTCGTCTCCCTCGGCCTGGGGATCTTCGCCATCGTCATGTCGGAGTTCCTCCCCGCCAGTCTGCTCCCCCTCATCGCCGACGACCTGGACGTGTCGACGGGCGTCGCCGGCCAGGCCGTCAGCGTGACCGCCCTGGCCGCCGCCCTGGCCGCGCTCCTCATCTCCGTGGTCCTGCCGCACGCGGACCGACGGCGGGTGATGATCGGCCTGACCCTCCTCGCCGTCGTCTCCAACCTGGTCGTCGCGGTGGCGCCCAGCCTCGTCGTGCTCCTGGCGGCGCGGATCCTGCTCGGGGTGGCGCTGGGCGGGTTCTGGGCGATGGCCACCGCGATGGCCGCGCACCTCGTCCACGCCGACCACCTCGGCCGGGCGCTCACGGTGATCAACTCCGGCGTCGCCCTCGCCGCCATCACCGCGGTGCCCGTGGGCGCCTGGCTCGGCGACGTCTGGGGCTGGCGGCCGGTCTTCGTGCTCGCGGCCGGCGTCGCCGTGCTCGCCCTGGTCGTGCAGGCCGCGACGCTGCCGCACGTCGTACCCACGACGGCGAGCGGGCTCCGGGCCCTCGGCTCGGTGCTGCGGTCCGGCGTCGTCCTCGTCGGCCTGGTCGCGATCCTGCTCGTCTTCAGCGGCCACTTCAGCGGCTTCACCTACATCCGACCGGCCGCGGAGAGCATGTCCGGGATCGACTCCGGAGCGTTCGCCGGGCTGCTGCTCGTGTTCGGCCTCGCGAACGTCGTCGGCACGGTGCTCAGCGGTCCCCTGGCCGACCGCGCACCGCGCGCGGGGCTGCTGCTGTTCCCGGCCGCGGTCGGCACCGGGCTGCTGCTCATGTTCGCCATCGGCAGCTCGGTCACCGGGCTGTTCGTCGCCGCGGCGATCTGGGGCCTCGGGTTCGGCGGCGTCCCGACGACGGTCCTCGCCTGGGGCGCCCGGACCGAGCCGACCAGGCTCGAGCAGGTCGGCGGCGTCATCGTGACGGTCTGCAACCTGGCCATCGCCGTCGGCGCGGTCGTGGGCGGGCTCCTCGTGGACGAGGTCTCGTCGAGCTGGCCCCTGCTCGTCGGCGGCGTCGCCGCGATCCTCGGCGCCGTCGCCCTGACGGCCTGCGGCAGCGCGCCTAGGCATCACACGTAG
- a CDS encoding helix-turn-helix domain-containing protein has translation MSEQTNPLGAFLSARRALVTPQQAGIPDIGVRRVPGLRREEVAMLAGISADYYLRLERGRDRRPSVQVLESIARVLQLDDEHLAHLLALAADAPRRRQARRRREVVPPGALKLLDSLAQPAFIEGRYFDILAANDLATALSPGLVVGGNQLRAFFLDPAEQAYYPDWEAMTACFIAALRQAVGSDIDDPRFIELTGELSLASPRFRQLWARHEVRGQVGTPIRFDHPQVGELTLNRERLSIGGPADLMLVVYHPDAGSADEEKLSLLASAGLPALGTQPAVRPATA, from the coding sequence GTGAGCGAGCAGACCAACCCCCTGGGCGCCTTCCTGAGTGCGCGGCGCGCGCTGGTGACCCCGCAGCAGGCCGGCATCCCGGACATCGGCGTACGTCGGGTCCCGGGCCTGCGGCGCGAGGAGGTGGCGATGCTCGCCGGCATCAGTGCGGACTACTACCTGCGCCTGGAGCGCGGCCGCGACCGCCGCCCGTCGGTCCAGGTCCTGGAGTCGATCGCCCGCGTCCTGCAGCTCGACGACGAGCACCTCGCCCACCTGCTGGCGCTGGCCGCGGACGCCCCCCGCAGGCGCCAGGCCCGTCGGCGCAGGGAGGTCGTCCCGCCCGGTGCCCTGAAGCTCCTGGACTCGCTCGCCCAGCCCGCCTTCATCGAGGGGCGCTACTTCGACATCCTGGCCGCCAACGACCTGGCCACCGCGCTCTCGCCGGGACTGGTCGTCGGGGGCAACCAGCTCCGCGCCTTCTTCCTCGATCCTGCCGAGCAGGCCTACTACCCGGACTGGGAGGCGATGACGGCGTGCTTCATCGCGGCCCTGCGACAGGCCGTGGGCTCCGACATCGACGACCCCCGGTTCATCGAGCTGACCGGTGAGCTCTCGCTGGCCAGCCCCCGGTTCCGCCAGCTCTGGGCCCGCCACGAGGTGCGCGGACAGGTCGGGACGCCGATCCGCTTCGACCACCCGCAGGTCGGGGAGCTCACCCTCAACCGGGAGCGGCTGAGCATCGGTGGCCCCGCGGACCTGATGCTCGTGGTCTACCACCCCGACGCCGGCTCCGCCGACGAGGAGAAGCTCAGCCTCCTGGCCTCCGCCGGCCTCCCCGCGCTCGGCACCCAGCCCGCGGTCCGGCCGGCCACGGCCTGA
- a CDS encoding SDR family NAD(P)-dependent oxidoreductase yields MTVTLITGANKGIGFETARQLLELGHVVYLGARDPDRGREAAAALGARFVQLDVTDDDSVTAALAEIDAAEGCLDVLVNNAGILGYDMDGPTALRVFDTNAVGLVRVTEAALPLLRRSDRPAVVTISSSMGSFWAVTNPERMEYGVPAALYAASKSAATMLTVQYAKAEPGIRFNALEPGFTATDMTAAMGGGRPVEESARTVVRLATLGPDGPTGTLQDEHGLLAW; encoded by the coding sequence ATGACCGTCACGCTGATCACCGGCGCGAACAAGGGAATCGGCTTCGAGACCGCCAGGCAGCTGCTGGAGCTCGGGCACGTCGTCTACCTCGGGGCCCGCGACCCCGACCGGGGCCGGGAGGCTGCGGCGGCACTGGGCGCACGATTCGTGCAGCTCGACGTGACCGACGACGACTCGGTGACCGCGGCGCTCGCCGAGATCGACGCCGCCGAGGGATGCCTCGACGTCCTCGTGAACAACGCCGGCATCCTCGGGTACGACATGGACGGGCCGACGGCGCTCCGGGTCTTCGACACGAACGCGGTCGGCCTCGTCCGGGTCACCGAGGCGGCGCTCCCGCTCCTGCGCAGGTCGGACCGCCCGGCGGTGGTCACGATCTCCAGCAGCATGGGCTCGTTCTGGGCGGTCACCAACCCCGAGCGCATGGAGTACGGCGTCCCCGCAGCCCTCTACGCGGCCTCCAAGTCGGCGGCGACCATGCTCACCGTCCAGTACGCCAAGGCGGAGCCGGGCATCAGGTTCAACGCGCTCGAGCCGGGGTTCACCGCGACCGACATGACCGCCGCCATGGGCGGCGGGCGCCCGGTCGAGGAGAGCGCCAGGACCGTCGTACGGCTCGCCACCCTCGGCCCCGACGGACCCACCGGGACCCTGCAGGACGAGCACGGTCTGCTGGCCTGGTAG
- a CDS encoding Gfo/Idh/MocA family protein — protein MDEQPDPARPTLGVAMVGYAFMGAAHSQGWRTAHRFFDLPARPEMSVVCGRTGSATRAAADRLGWAGWSTDWRTVLDREDVQVVDICTPGDTHAEIALAALAAGKHVLCEKPLANTVAEAEAMTAAAEAAQERGVLSSVGFSYRRTPALAQARRLVADGRVGTVRHIRAQYLQDWIVDPEFPLVWRLRKEKAGSGALGDIGAHIVDLSQFLTGQRLTEVAGHLARFVERRPLAESTSGLSARGGAETGEVTVDDAAVFLGRTDGDALATYEATRFATGRKNAMRIEVNGSAGSVAFDFEAMNELHVYDATTPAADAGFRRVLVTEPDHPYAGAWWPPGHGLGYEHTFVHEIADFVRDVATGTPPTPSFADGLQVQRVLDAVERSSASGATWTPV, from the coding sequence ATGGACGAGCAGCCCGACCCGGCCCGCCCGACCCTGGGGGTCGCGATGGTCGGGTACGCGTTCATGGGGGCGGCCCACTCCCAGGGCTGGCGCACCGCGCACCGGTTCTTCGACCTGCCCGCCCGTCCCGAGATGAGCGTCGTCTGCGGGCGCACCGGGTCCGCGACCCGGGCGGCCGCCGACCGGCTGGGCTGGGCCGGCTGGAGCACCGACTGGCGCACGGTCCTCGACCGCGAGGACGTGCAGGTCGTCGACATCTGCACCCCCGGCGACACCCACGCCGAGATCGCGCTCGCCGCCCTGGCGGCCGGCAAGCACGTGCTGTGCGAGAAGCCGCTCGCCAACACGGTCGCGGAGGCCGAGGCGATGACGGCGGCCGCCGAGGCGGCCCAGGAGCGCGGGGTCCTCTCCTCGGTCGGGTTCAGCTACCGGCGCACCCCGGCGTTGGCGCAGGCCCGGCGCCTGGTCGCGGACGGGAGGGTCGGGACGGTCCGCCACATCCGCGCCCAGTACCTCCAGGACTGGATCGTGGACCCGGAGTTCCCGCTGGTCTGGCGCCTGCGGAAGGAGAAGGCCGGGTCCGGCGCGCTGGGCGACATCGGCGCGCACATCGTCGACCTCTCCCAGTTCCTGACCGGCCAGCGGCTCACCGAGGTCGCGGGCCACCTCGCCCGGTTCGTCGAGCGCCGGCCGCTGGCGGAGTCGACCTCGGGCCTCAGCGCGCGCGGGGGCGCCGAGACCGGGGAGGTCACCGTCGACGACGCCGCGGTCTTCCTGGGCCGCACGGACGGCGACGCGCTCGCGACGTACGAGGCCACCCGCTTCGCCACCGGCCGCAAGAACGCGATGCGGATCGAGGTCAACGGCTCCGCGGGCAGCGTCGCCTTCGACTTCGAGGCGATGAACGAGCTGCACGTGTACGACGCCACGACGCCGGCGGCCGACGCCGGCTTCCGGCGGGTCCTGGTCACCGAGCCCGACCACCCCTACGCCGGCGCCTGGTGGCCCCCCGGCCACGGGCTCGGCTACGAGCACACCTTCGTGCACGAGATCGCCGACTTCGTGCGCGACGTCGCGACCGGCACCCCGCCGACCCCCTCCTTCGCCGACGGCCTGCAGGTGCAGCGGGTGCTCGACGCCGTGGAGCGGTCCTCGGCGTCCGGCGCGACCTGGACCCCCGTCTGA
- a CDS encoding Gfo/Idh/MocA family oxidoreductase, with protein MSKLRVGVIGLGEVAQVIHLPILESMPHHFELAAICDISPGLIKRLGDRYRVPRGYTDVHELVAAGGLDCVLVLNSDEYHAECAVAALDAGIHVLVEKPMCLSPREAEEIIAARDRSGKTVMVAYMRRFAPAFTEAVARLPELGELRYARVHDVIGENRLIVDQTAYVDRPDDVPPEAIEAKWARRAVLVREALGEVPQELEWTYGLLCGLGSHDLSAMRELLGKPQKVAAATMWRSGAYVVALLDYGDFVVTYETGVDSQLRYDTYLEVYGASGTMRVQYDTPYVRHFPTTLHLELTDGDSYERSVRRPHLKDPYTYELEHFHEVVTTGGTPKTSAEDYVEDMGLFVEIIRALERS; from the coding sequence GTGAGCAAGCTGCGTGTCGGCGTGATCGGCCTGGGCGAGGTCGCCCAGGTCATCCACCTGCCGATCCTCGAGTCGATGCCGCACCACTTCGAGCTGGCCGCGATCTGCGACATCTCGCCGGGCCTGATCAAGCGGCTGGGGGACCGCTACCGGGTCCCGCGCGGCTACACCGACGTGCACGAGCTGGTCGCCGCCGGCGGGCTGGACTGCGTCCTGGTGCTGAACAGCGACGAGTACCACGCCGAGTGCGCGGTCGCGGCCCTGGACGCCGGGATCCACGTGCTGGTCGAGAAGCCGATGTGCCTGAGCCCCCGCGAGGCGGAGGAGATCATCGCCGCCCGGGACCGGTCGGGCAAGACCGTGATGGTGGCCTACATGCGCCGGTTCGCGCCCGCGTTCACCGAGGCGGTGGCGCGGCTGCCCGAGCTGGGCGAGCTCCGCTACGCCCGGGTCCACGACGTGATCGGCGAGAACCGGCTGATCGTCGACCAGACGGCGTACGTCGACCGCCCCGACGACGTCCCGCCGGAGGCGATCGAGGCCAAGTGGGCCCGCCGGGCGGTGCTGGTCAGGGAGGCGTTGGGCGAGGTCCCCCAGGAGCTGGAGTGGACCTACGGGCTGCTCTGCGGCCTGGGCAGCCACGACCTGTCGGCCATGCGGGAGCTGCTGGGAAAGCCCCAGAAGGTGGCGGCGGCGACGATGTGGCGCAGCGGCGCGTACGTCGTCGCGCTGCTCGACTACGGCGACTTCGTGGTCACCTACGAGACCGGTGTCGACTCCCAGCTGCGCTACGACACCTACCTCGAGGTGTACGGCGCCAGCGGGACGATGCGGGTCCAGTACGACACGCCGTACGTCCGGCACTTCCCGACCACCCTGCACCTCGAGCTCACCGACGGCGACTCCTACGAGCGGTCGGTGCGCCGGCCGCACCTCAAGGACCCCTACACCTACGAGCTCGAGCACTTCCACGAGGTCGTCACCACGGGCGGCACCCCGAAGACCAGCGCCGAGGACTACGTCGAGGACATGGGGCTCTTCGTCGAGATCATCCGCGCCCTCGAGCGCTCCTGA
- a CDS encoding ABC transporter ATP-binding protein, translating into MSAVTYQHAECVYPGADAPAVDDLNLEIGDGEFMVLVGPSGCGKSTSLRMLAGLEEVAFGTIHIGDRDVTNLPPKDRDIAMVFQNYALYPHMSVAENMAFALKMAGVSKAERMVRVKEAAALLDLEDYLDRKPKALSGGQRQRVAMGRAIVRQPQVFCMDEPLSNLDAKLRVSTRTQIAALQQRLGITTVYVTHDQVEAMTMGDRVAVLKDGLLQQVDTPLALYDKPANLFVAGFIGSPAMNLLSAKTAGDGTATVDGFAIPIDREAAARSTGDITLGVRPESWRLAADGEDGYPVTVAVVEELGADAFLYATPTEPAADASGGELLRQVVARVDARMSLTKGEVVRLTTTADKVHVFDTTTGARLTP; encoded by the coding sequence ATGTCTGCTGTCACCTACCAGCACGCGGAGTGCGTCTACCCGGGGGCGGACGCGCCGGCCGTGGACGACCTGAACCTCGAGATCGGCGACGGGGAGTTCATGGTCCTCGTCGGCCCGTCGGGGTGCGGGAAGTCCACGTCGCTGCGGATGCTCGCAGGGCTGGAGGAGGTGGCGTTCGGGACGATCCACATCGGCGACCGCGACGTCACGAACCTGCCGCCGAAGGACCGCGACATCGCGATGGTCTTCCAGAACTACGCGCTCTACCCGCACATGAGCGTCGCCGAGAACATGGCCTTCGCGCTGAAGATGGCCGGGGTCAGCAAGGCCGAGCGGATGGTCCGGGTCAAGGAGGCCGCCGCGCTGCTGGACCTTGAGGACTACCTCGACCGGAAGCCCAAGGCGCTCTCCGGCGGCCAGCGGCAACGGGTCGCGATGGGCCGCGCCATCGTGCGGCAGCCGCAGGTGTTCTGCATGGACGAGCCGCTCTCCAACCTCGACGCCAAGCTGCGGGTCTCCACCCGCACCCAGATCGCCGCGCTGCAGCAGCGGCTGGGCATCACCACGGTCTACGTCACCCACGACCAGGTCGAGGCGATGACGATGGGCGACCGGGTCGCGGTGCTCAAGGACGGGCTGCTCCAGCAGGTCGACACCCCGCTCGCGCTCTACGACAAGCCCGCCAACCTCTTCGTCGCCGGCTTCATCGGCTCACCGGCGATGAACCTGCTCTCCGCGAAGACCGCCGGGGACGGCACCGCCACGGTCGACGGGTTCGCGATCCCGATCGACCGGGAGGCCGCGGCCCGGTCGACCGGCGACATCACCCTCGGCGTACGTCCCGAGTCGTGGCGGCTCGCCGCCGACGGCGAGGACGGCTACCCGGTCACGGTCGCCGTCGTCGAGGAGCTCGGCGCCGACGCCTTCCTCTACGCCACCCCGACCGAGCCGGCCGCCGACGCCTCCGGCGGCGAGCTGCTCCGCCAGGTCGTCGCCCGCGTCGACGCCCGGATGTCGCTCACCAAGGGCGAGGTCGTCCGCCTCACCACCACCGCCGACAAGGTGCACGTCTTCGACACCACCACCGGCGCCCGCCTCACCCCCTGA
- a CDS encoding ThuA domain-containing protein produces MDSTHARRVLVVRGGWEGHRPVEATERFIPFLEEHGCAVDVHDGPEVYADAERMAATDLVLQCYTQGVATDEQVLGLSAAVAAGTGLAGWHGGVCDSFRGSPDYLHLTGGQWAAHPGGFVAYDVEVRPERADHELVAGLSPRWSMNTEQYWVLTDELNDVLATTTFQPADGTPWRDAVTCPAVWTRRWGRGKVFVSTLGHKLEDLDQPDVRTLTGRGLLWASR; encoded by the coding sequence ATGGACAGCACGCACGCCCGCCGGGTCCTGGTCGTCCGGGGCGGCTGGGAGGGCCACCGCCCGGTCGAGGCCACGGAGCGCTTCATCCCGTTCCTCGAGGAGCACGGCTGCGCCGTCGACGTCCACGACGGGCCGGAGGTGTACGCCGACGCCGAGCGGATGGCGGCGACGGACCTGGTCCTGCAGTGCTACACCCAAGGCGTCGCGACGGACGAGCAGGTGCTCGGGCTCTCGGCCGCGGTCGCCGCCGGGACCGGCCTGGCGGGCTGGCACGGCGGGGTCTGCGACTCCTTCCGCGGGTCGCCCGACTACCTCCACCTCACCGGCGGGCAGTGGGCCGCCCACCCCGGCGGGTTCGTGGCGTACGACGTCGAGGTGCGCCCGGAGCGGGCCGACCACGAGCTGGTGGCCGGCCTGAGCCCGCGCTGGTCGATGAACACCGAGCAGTACTGGGTCCTGACCGACGAGCTGAACGACGTGCTGGCGACCACGACGTTCCAGCCCGCCGACGGTACGCCGTGGCGCGACGCGGTGACCTGCCCCGCCGTCTGGACCCGCCGGTGGGGCCGCGGGAAGGTGTTCGTCTCGACCCTCGGCCACAAGCTCGAGGACCTCGACCAGCCCGACGTCCGCACGCTGACCGGGCGGGGCCTGCTGTGGGCGAGCCGCTGA